From a region of the Primulina eburnea isolate SZY01 chromosome 7, ASM2296580v1, whole genome shotgun sequence genome:
- the LOC140836836 gene encoding protein PHR1-LIKE 2-like, with protein sequence MFPSLIQSREAILNQDNLQVSSNLCYGQRVSADPCLVLTSDPKPRLRWTTDLHERFVDAVTQLGGPGKATPKAIMRAMGVKGLTLFHLKSHLQKYRLGKQSGKEFGEASKDGSYHLDSPRATDSPQIIQASDMNEGHEVKEALRAQMEVQSKLHLQVEAEKHLQIRQDAEKRYMAMLERACKMLADQILGSAGTNDDGDGFHGKGANRAPINPLEPYPLQSADAFQAHAPAEVSPKFHPPHADCSTESCLTSHGSPVGMRIEKSSSGGKRGMPSKDTTDASFIWCESDGYTPDLHIVQHVDSHGITGCGV encoded by the exons ATGTTTCCGAGTCTGATTCAATCTCGTGAAGCTATTTTGAATCAAGACAACCTTCAGGTGTCGAGCAATTTATGTTATGGTCAACGGGTCAGCGCGGACCCGTGTTTGGTCCTTACATCCGACCCCAAACCACGCCTTCGATGGACTACTGACCTCCACGAGCGCTTCGTCGACGCCGTTACTCAACTCGGTGGCCCCGGCA AGGCTACTCCAAAGGCTATAATGCGTGCTATGGGTGTCAAGGGATTGACGCTGTTTCATTTAAAAAGCCATCTCCAG AAATATCGATTAGGGAAGCAATCAGGGAAAGAATTTGGTGAGGCTTCTAAAGATG GTTCATACCATCTGGATAGCCCTCGTGCCACTGATTCTCCCCAAATCATACAAGCATCTGACATGAATGA GGGTCATGAAGTCAAGGAGGCGTTAAGGGCACAAATGGAAGTTCAAAGCAAACTACACTTGCAAGTAGAA GctgaaaaacatctgcaaattcGTCAAGACGCGGAGAAAAGGTACATGGCTATGCTAGAAAGAGCCTGCAAAATGCTCGCAGATCAAATTCTTGGATCTGCAGGAACAAATGATGATGGAGATGGTTTCCATGGAAAAGGAGCAAACCGGGCTCCCATAAATCCACTTGAAccatatccattacaatctgCAGATGCCTTTCAAGCTCATGCCCCAGCAGAAGTGTCTCCCAAATTTCATCCACCACATGCTGATTGTTCTACAGAAAGCTGCCTTACATCTCATGGGAGTCCTGTGGGAATGAGGATAGAAAAGTCTTCATCAGGGGGGAAGCGAGGAATGCCGAGTAAGGACACGACTGATGCATCATTTATTTGGTGTGAATCGGATGGCTATACCCCGGATTTGCATATTGTGCAACATGTTGATTCTCATGGGATCACTGGGTGTGGTGTATAA
- the LOC140836837 gene encoding uncharacterized protein At3g52155, chloroplastic-like translates to MSAAAMLMPLSSTSALHLFKGGGKSTVFVRNSVAVGTTEGQISTEAPPDAAARRLILLRHAKSSWENRSLRDHDRPLSKSGRADAVKLSQKLKEMGWVPELILSSDAQRTRETLKIMQEQVQGFLEAKVHFISSFYSIAAMDGQTAEHLQQAICRYSGDEILTIMCMGHNKGWEEAASMFSGSSINLKTCNAALLEATGKSWEEAFSLAGFGGWKLLGIVKPNT, encoded by the exons ATGAGTGCTGCCGCTATGCTGATGCCGCTCAGTAGCACCAGCGCATTGCATTTGTTCAAAGGCGGAGGAAAATCAACAGTTTTTGTACGGAATTCAGTCGCAGTCGGTACGACGGAAGGGCAAATCTCGACGGAGGCTCCGCCGGATGCTGCTGCTCGCCGTCTGATACTGCTCCGCCACGCTAAGAGTTCCTGGGAGAATCGTTCGCTCCGAG ATCATGATCGCCCTTTGAGTAAATCCGGACGAGCTGATGCCGTCAAACTCTCCCAGAAACTTAAAGAAATGGGCTGGGTTCCTGAACTTATATTGTCCAG TGATGCACAGAGGACTCGGGAGACATTGAAAATTATGCAGGAGCAAGTGCAAGGCTTCTTGGAAGCTAAAGTACACTTTATTTCAAGCTTTTACTCAATTGCTGCAATGGATGGGCAAACAGCCGAGCATCTGCAGCAGGCTATTTGTAGATACTCGGGAGATGAGATCCTTACAATAAT GTGTATGGGGCATAATAAGGGTTGGGAAGAAGCTGCCTCTATGTTTTCGGGTTCCTCCATAAATCTTAAGACTTGCAATGCTGCGTTGCTGGAAGCAACTGGAAAATCATGGGAAGAG GCATTTTCGCTGGCTGGATTTGGTGGGTGGAAGCTTCTAGGCATTGTGAAGCCGAACACTTGA
- the LOC140836838 gene encoding LOW QUALITY PROTEIN: protein ENDOSPERM DEFECTIVE 1-like (The sequence of the model RefSeq protein was modified relative to this genomic sequence to represent the inferred CDS: deleted 2 bases in 2 codons), producing MAGRTDVAATGSIGEPPAPPPTQRRPRVREVSSRFMSPLVQPNSSPNHRDQPRSKSVQRRRTDENHIPETNRSMDKSLGFGVSTFQRKQQPQRVKQQSKENGEDHQLPIFRVSSRPDTPIASGTDRMVQSRYRQVFNSVNRSNSSNGSSSGGTQPVSAAARLLQEATSDMENKLSKISTSRDDSDSCRVTFSDQSSSSCPNSPLCVPMSKLRSGPDIRSSMPDVDKWTAERNPSNAGKIPSDCTRSLNFSSSLKVVGVGTSLPPHPSFSIKSGLDVRKGKKISNHLEDVHSLKILSNHHLQWRLANAKAEAAIHAQQQEAEKKLYSLGCEISNIREDVQSKCKELEALRGIQTLTSIVEAQMPYLDEWSTTKEDYTTSLSGITNALLSSSARLPISGEVRADIEEIESAMSSAYKVVESIGSRIQRFTEKAEEMDGSISELARMVGGERVHIEECCYLLAKTRKSQVEECSLRGTLIQLHHINPSVNAEAQ from the exons ATGGCGGGCCGTACGGACGTAGCAGCGACGGGTTCGATTGGAGAGCCGCCAGCTCCGCCTCCCACCCAACGGCGGCCGAGAGTGAGGGAAGTTAGTTCTCGCTTCATGTCTCCCCTCGTCCAGCCCAATTCATCCCCGAACCATCGCGACCAACCCCGGTCGAAATCCGTTCAAAGGCGGCGAACAGACGAGAACCACATCCCAGAGACTAATCGTAGCATGGATAAATCTTTGGGTTTCGGTGTTTCCACATTTCAGAGAAAACAACAGCCGCAGCGAGTGAAGCAGCAGTCTAAGGAAAACGGCGAGGATCACCAGCTTCCTATTTTTAGGGTTTCATCGAGACCTGACACGCCAATCGCCAGCGGCACCGATAGAATGGTTCAG TCTCGATATAGGCAAGTTTTTAACAGTGTCAATCGTTCAAATTCGTCTAATGGTAGCAGCAGTGGAGGA ACACAGCCGGTTTCAGCGGCAGCTAGGTTATTGCAAGAGGCGACTTCTGATATGGAGAATAAGCTTTCTAAGATCTCGACATCAAGGGATGATTCAGATTCATGTAGGGTTACTTTTTCAGATCAGAGCAGTTCTTCATGTCCAAACTCACCCCTCTGTGTGCCAATGAGTAAGCTGCGGAGTGGTCCTGATATACGATCTTCTATGCCAGATGTGGATAAATGGACTGCAGAGAGGAATCCTAGTAATGCTGGCAAAATTCCGAGTGATTGCACACGTTCGTTGAACTTTTCGTCTTCTTTGAAGGTGGTGGGGGTAGGTACTTCATTGCCTCCTCATCCTTCTTTCAGCATTAAGTCGGGGCTTGATGTCAGGAAAGGAAAAAAGATATCCAATCATTTAGAAGATGTTCATTCTCTCAAGATCTTAAGTAATCATCATCTGCAATGGCGATTAGCAAATGCGAAAGCAGAGGCCGCCATTCATGCTCAACAACAGGAAGCTGAG aAAAAACTTTATTCACTTGGGTGTGAGATATCAAATATACGTGAAGATGTGCAAAGCAAATGCAAGGAACTTGAAGCATTGAGAGGAATACAAACTCTGACTTCGATTGTTGAGGCTCAA ATGCCATATCTTGATGAATGGTCTACAACAAAAGAGGATTATACCACTTCTCTGTCAGGCATAACAAATGCATTGCTCAGTTCATCTGCCAGACTTCCAATCAGTGGCGAAGTGCGG GCTGATATTGAGGAGATAGAGAGTGCTATGAGTTCAGCTTATAAAGTTGTTGAGTCGATAGGTTCTCGTATTCAGAGATTTACGGAAAAA GCTGAAGAAATGGATGGCTCAATTTCTGAATTAGCCAGGATGGTTGGTGGAGAAAGAGTTCATATCGAAGAGTGCTGCTATCTGCTAGCCAAAACACGTAAATCACAG GTGGAAGAGTGCAGCCTGAGGGGAACTTTAATACAACTCCATCATATCAACCCATCGGTGAATGCTGAAgctcaataa
- the LOC140836839 gene encoding sodium/hydrogen exchanger 6-like: protein MDELQISPADPRGSPGKDQQAAGVGILLQIMMLVLSFVLGHVLRRHRFYYLPEASASLLIGLIVGGLANVSDTENSIRAWFNFHEEFFFLFLLPPIIFQSGFSLQPKPFFSNFGAIVTFAIFGTFIASVVTGILVYLGGVTFLMYKLPFVECLMFGALISATDPVTVLSIFQELGTDVNLYALVFGESVLNDAMAISLYRTMSLVRSHDSSGQNFFIVVVRFLETFVGSMSAGVGVGFTSALLFKYAGLDIDNLQNLECCLFVLFPYFSYMLAEGLGLSGIVSILFTGIVMKHYSFSNLSDSSQKFVSAFFHLISSLAETFIFIYMGFDIVMEKHSWSHVGFIFFSILFIGIARATNVFSCAYLVNLVRPAHRKIPMKHQKALWYSGLRGAMAFALALQSVHDLPDGHGQTIFTATTAIVVLTVLLIGGSTGTMLEALEVVGEGHDGPLGESFETNSSYRAPSYEGESSSGNRFKMKLKEFHKSTTSFTAIDRNYLTPFFTTQSGDEDEHDDFLGDSSRGAFR from the exons ATGGATGAGCTGCAGATATCTCCGGCCGATCCGCGAGGAAGTCCGGGGAAAGACCAGCAGGCGGCTGGGGTTGGGATTCTTCTGCAAATCATGATGCTCGTTCTTTCATTTGTTCTTGGCCATGTCCTTCGACGTCACCGGTTCTATTATCTTCCAGAAGCCAGTGCCTCACTTTTAATCG GTTTAATTGTCGGTGGGCTAGCTAATGTTTCCGATACGGAAAATAGCATCAG GGCATGGTTCAACTTCCACGAAGagtttttcttcttgtttctgCTGCCCCCGATCATATT TCAGTCGGGGTTCAGTCTACAACCG AAACCGTTCTTTTCTAACTTTGGTGCAATTGTCACATTTGCTATATTTGGAACTTTTATAGCTTCTGTTGTCACGGGCATCTTAGT ATATCTTGGTGGAGTGACATTTCTAATGTACAAACTTCCATTTGTGGAGTGTCTGATGTTTGGTGCTCTCATCTCGGCTACTGATCCCGTAACTGTTTTGTCTATATTTCAG GAGCTTGGTACAGATGTGAATCTATATGCTTTGGTCTTTGGCGAATCTGTGCTAAATGATGCT ATGGCAATATCTCTGTACAG GACAATGTCTTTGGTAAGGAGCCATGATTCATCAGGACAGAATTTTTTCATTGTCGTGGTCAGATTTCTTGAGACCTTTGTTGGTTCAATGTCAGCAG GGGTTGGAGTTGGATTCACTTCTGCTTTG CTTTTCAAGTATGCTGGTTTGGATATTGACAA TCTTCAGAACTTGGAGTGCTGTTTATTTGTCCTTTTTCCGTATTTCTC GTACATGCTAGCTGAAGGACTTGGCCTCTCGGGAATTGTATCCATATTGTTCACGGGAATA GTCATGAAGCACTACAGTTTCTCAAACTTGTCGGACAGTTCGCAGAAATTCGTGTCTGCTTTTTTCCATCTAATATCGTCATTGGCTGAGACTTTTAT ATTTATATACATGGGATTTGATATTGTGATGGAAAAACATAGCTGGTCACATGTTGGATTTATCTTTTTCTCAATC CTATTCATTGGAATTGCAAG AGCTACAAACGTGTTCTCGTGCGCTTATTTGGTGAACTTGGTTAGACCTGCACATCGGAAAATACCAATGAAGCATCAGAAAGCACTTTGGTATAGTG GGCTCCGAGGGGCTATGGCTTTTGCCTTGGCTCTTCAATCGGTTCATGATCTTCCAGATGGTCATGGTCAGACAATCTTTACTGCCACAACCGCAATAGTTGTTTTGACT GTCTTGCTGATAGGAGGATCTACAGGGACCATGCTGGAAGCTTTAGAAGTTGTGGGTGAGGGTCATGATGGCCCATTGGGAGAA AGCTTTGAGACGAACAGTAGTTACCGAGCCCCTTCTTACGAGGGGGAATCCTCATCTGGAAACAGGTTCAAGATGAAACTCAAGGAGTTTCACAAAAG CACTACTTCTTTTACTGCGATAGACCGGAACTATCTCACTCCTTTCTTTACAACTCAAAGCGGTGATGAAGATGAGCATG ATGATTTTTTGGGTGATTCTAGCAGAGGAGCATTTCGTTGA
- the LOC140836840 gene encoding zinc finger CCCH domain-containing protein 37-like, with translation MANQLYGYNPSSYGDATTSSLYSSRSIVDSYLPADTSLRGSAFRFLSADSLSAAAAAISSSMLYNPDSYSTKIPGVSVTTSTSSYAPPGVDLGSTITSTDLLYVGLKRASSDSLYHPLGAHNPIGQTEAWYPADLLAKRPRYESTSNLPIYPQRPGEKDCAFYMQTRTCKFGESCKFDHPIWVPEGGIPDWKEVPLVLSESLPERPGEPNCPYFLKTQRCKFGVRCKFNHPKEALQGAPGDIDVSVLPERPSEPPCAFYMKTGNCKFGMTCKFHHPKGVQIQSAGEENGAGVQQKIAGDGKSPLFTLALSHNSKGLPIRSDGEDCPFYLKTGSCKYGATCRYSHPERNASHPLSTAIVPSLLTSSSTHFNIGAVASATSLLPAFDPRLTQTMLGFGASVYPQRPGQPECDYYMKTGICKFGDSCKFHHPIDRTAMKFTLAGLPRREGAIHCPYYMKTGACKFGATCKFDHPPPGEVMASAETEGASASDVDGEEV, from the exons ATGGCGAATCAACTCTACGGCTACAACCCTAGCAGCTACGGCGACGCCACCACCTCCAGTCTGTACAGCTCTAGATCCATCGTCGACTCCTACCTGCCCGCTGATACTTCATTGCGAGGCAGTGCTTTCAGATTCTTAAGCGCCGACTCACTCTCCGCTGCCGCTGCAGCCATCTCTTCTTCAATGCTCTACAACCCCGACAGCTACTCCACTAAGATTCCTGGTGTATCCGTCACCACTTCGACTAGTTCGTATGCCCCTCCTGGCGTCGATTTGGGGTCTACCATTACGTCCACTGACTTACTTTACGTTGGATTGAAGCGCGCCTCCTCTGATT cactctaTCATCCGTTGGGTGCCCATAACCCGATTGGGCAGACCGAAGCTTGGTATCCAGCAGACCTTTTAGCCAAGCGCCCTAGATATGAGAGCACAAGCAATTTGCCCATTTATCCCCAGAGGCCTGGAGAAAAGGACTGTGCCTTTTACATGCAAACACGGACTTGTAAGTTTGGAGAGAGCTGCAAGTTTGATCATCCTATTTGGGTTCCGGAAGGAGGGATCCCAGATTGGAAAGAG GTTCCACTTGTATTAAGTGAGTCCCTTCCTGAGAGACCAGGAGAACCGAATTGTCCG TACTTTCTCAAGACACAACGATGCAAGTTCGGTGTAAGATGCAAATTCAACCATCCGAAAGAAGCACTCCAG GGGGCTCCAGGGGATATTGATGTCTCTGTCTTACCAGAAAGGCCATCAGAACCTCCATGTGCT TTCTATATGAAGACTGGAAATTGTAAATTTGGTATGACCTGCAAATTTCATCACCCCAAAGGTGTGCAGATACAATCAGCTGGAGAAGAAAATGGTGCTGGGGTGCAGCAAAAAATAGCTGGAGATGGAAAATCGCCACTTTTCACACTAGCATTGTCACACAATTCCAAAGGCCTCCCAATCAGATCG GACGGAGAAGATTGCCCATTCTATCTAAAAACTGGCAG CTGCAAATATGGGGCCACTTGCCGCTACAGTCATCCTGAGCGAAATG CGTCCCATCCACTCTCTACCGCCATAGTCCCTAGTCTTCTAACTTCTTCCTCGACACATTTCAACATTGGTGCTGTTGCCTCGGCAACATCCCTCCTGCCAGCTTTTGATCCAAGGCTGACTCAAACTATG CTTGGATTTGGGGCATCTGTTTACCCTCAACGTCCTGGACAGCCGGAATGTGAT TACTACATGAAAACCGGGATATGCAAGTTTGGAGATAGCTGCAAGTTTCATCACCCTATTGATCGGACAGCAATGAAGTTCACTCTTGCTGGGCTACCGAGGAGAGAG GGTGCTATACATTGCCCATATTATATGAAGACTGGAGCGTGCAAATTTGGAGCAACGTGCAAGTTCGACCACCCCCCTCCTGGAGAGGTGATGGCATCTGCAGAAACAGAAGGTGCCTCAGCTTCTGATGTCGATGGAGAAGAAGTTTAA
- the LOC140836844 gene encoding isocitrate dehydrogenase [NADP]-like: MAFEKIKVENPIVEMDGDEMTRVIWKLIKEKLILPFLELDIKYFDLGLPHRDATNDRVTIESAEATLKYNVAVKCATITPDETRVKEFDLKHMWKSPNGTIRNILNGTVFREPILCKNVPRLVPGWTKPICIGRHAFGDQYRATDLVIQGAGKLKMVFEPTTADESIELEVFNFTSSGGVALSMYNTDESIHAFAEASMNTAYQKQWPLYLSTKNTILKKYDGRFKDIFQEVYEAEWRSKFEATGIWYEHRLIDDMVAYSLKSEGGYVWACKNYDGDVQSDFLAQGFGSLGLMTSILVCPDGKTIEAEAAHGTVTRHYRVHQKGGETSTNSIASIFAWSRGLAHRAKLDSNALLLDFTQNLEAACITSVESGKMTKDLAILLHGPKVTRAQYLNTEEFIDAVAEELRGRLPKRAKM, translated from the exons GTGATGAAATGACTCGAGTTATATGGAAGCTAATTAAGGAAAAG CTTATACTTCCTTTCTTGGAGCTAGACATAAAGTATTTTGACCTTGGTCTTCCTCATCGTGATGCTACCAATGATAGAGTTACAATTGAAAGTGCAGAAGCCACTCTTAA GTACAATGTAGCAGTTAAGTGTGCTACTATCACTCCAG ATGAGACACGGGTCAAAGAGTTCGACTTGAAACATATGTGGAAGAGTCCAAATGGAACCATTCGAAACATCTTAAATG GGACAGTCTTTAGAGAACCAATCCTATGCAAGAACGTACCTCGGCTTGTTCCAG gaTGGACCAAACCAATATGCATTGGCAGACATGCTTTTGGTGATCAATATCGAGCTACTGATCTAGTAATTCAAGGAGCTGGAAAACTTAAAATGGTTTTTG AGCCCACTACGGCTGATGAGAGCATAGAACTGGAGGTATTCAACTTTACAAGTTCTGGTGGTGTGGCATTATCCATGTATAACACTGATGAG TCGATTCATGCTTTTGCGGAGGCTTCAATGAACACTGCTTACCAGAAGCAGTGGCCACTTTATCTTAGCACCAAAAATACAATTCTCAAAAAGTATGATGGAAG ATTTAAGGATATCTTCCAAGAAGTTTATGAAGCAGAATGGAGGTCCAAGTTTGAGGCAACTGGTATCTG GTACGAGCATCGGCTGATAGATGATATGGTTGCTTATTCTCTAAAGAGTGAAGGAGGTTATGTTTGGGCATGCAAAAATTACGACGGGGATGTTCAAAGTGATTTTTTGGCCCAAG GATTTGGATCTCTAGGTTTAATGACTTCCATACTC GTATGCCCTGATGGGAAAACAATTGAGGCGGAGGCAGCGCATGGCACAGTTACGCGCCATTATCGTGTTCATCAAAAAGGAGGTGAAACTAGCACTAATAGCATAGCATCAATATTTGCCTGGTCACGGGGGCTTGCACACAG GGCAAAATTAGACAGTAATGCCCTCCTCTTAGATTTTACACAGAATCTTGAAGCTGCCTGCATTACTAGCGTCGAGtcaggaaagatgaccaaggaTCTTGCTATTCTGCTTCATGGTCCTAA AGTGACTAGGGCGCAATATTTGAATACTGAGGAGTTCATTGATGCGGTTGCTGAGGAATTGAGAGGCAGACTGCCTAAGAGAGCAAAGATGTAG